From the genome of Natronincola ferrireducens:
GACCGTGGATACCAATACACTTCAAATGGGTTTAAACATAAGGTAGAAGCAGCAGGAATGACGCAAAGTATGTCACGTGTAGGAAAGTGTATTGACAATGGGCCAATGGAAGGTTTTTTTGGAACTCTAAAATGTGAAAAGTATTATCTCAATAAATACAATACCTTCAAAGAGCTAAATGAGGCGATAGATGAATACATTCATTTCTATAATCATAAGAGATTACAAAAGAAATTAAGCGACCTTAGCCCGATGGAATTTCGAGCTGTGGCCGCTTAGATTAGTTTTTATTATTT
Proteins encoded in this window:
- a CDS encoding IS3 family transposase: DRGYQYTSNGFKHKVEAAGMTQSMSRVGKCIDNGPMEGFFGTLKCEKYYLNKYNTFKELNEAIDEYIHFYNHKRLQKKLSDLSPMEFRAVAA